GAAATCTTCTTTATTCTAGAAGAATTGGTGGAAGTCCGTCAAAATTTCCAACCCTTGCAACTAATGAAGAAATAAGTAGCAGCCCAGCAAATGTAAATCTTATCAATGCCTTGAAAGTTTCTGGCAGAACCAAAGATGGATTAGGAATTGGAATTTTAAATGCCGTTACTGAAAAAACTGCCGCGACCATATTAAATACGGATACCCAAGAAACTAGAAGAGAAATCATTGAGCCTTTATCTAATTATAATGTTTTAGTATTGGATCAACGCTTCCGCAAAAATTCATCGGTTTCTTTTGTAAATACAAATGTTACTCGTAACGGAGATTTTAGAGATGCGAATGTTTCTGCATTAGTCTGGGATTTGAACACAAAGAAAAATACCTATAATTTAGCTGGAGATTTTAAATACAGCTACGTAAATGAGCTCGAAGACAAAAAAGGAATTGCTACAACATTAAACTTTTCTGAAACATCAGGAAAATATAGATACAGCTTTGGCGGTGACTTGTTTACTAAAAACTATGACAATAATGACTTAGGAATCAATTTTGAAACCAACTATTACAGCATTTATGGCAATGCTAATTATAGAATTCTGAATCCTACAAAATACTTTAATAGCTTTAGATTGAATTACAATAATTTTGTTCAATTCAATAAAGAAACAGGCAAAATTCAAGGGAACAATTTCAATGTTAATGTCAATTTAAATACTAAAAAAAATCTTTTTTTTGGAATAGGAATCAACTTAGATCCATTTGAAAAATACGATTATTATGAACCTAGAACAGAAGGCAAATATGTAATTTCACCTAAACGATTTGGCAGTTGGCTTTACTTTTCTTCAAATTACAATAATAAATTTGCCATAGATATTAATCCTTCTTTTGCAGTTCTAAGCGAATCTGGAAGAAATTCATATGGTTTCTTATTATCCCCAAGATATCGATTTAACGACAAGTTTTCGCTGAACTACTCTTTCAATTTTTTTAGACAAAATAACAATAAAGGATTTGTTGATAGCATTGACGCGGACTCAAATCCAGCAACCGAAAACACTATTGTTTTTGCAAATCGAAATGTAATAACCTATTCCAATACGCTTTCGGGGAAATATTCTATAAACAGCAAAATGAATTTTGATCTTTCGGCACGCCAATATTGGTCTTATGCTGAAAATAAAAACTTTCTGTCATTAGAACAAAACGGCAGACTGACAAATAATTCAAGTTATTCAGAGAACAAAAATTCAAGTTTTTACTCTTGGAATTTTGACTTATCCTATTCTTGGTGGTTTGCACCTGGAAGTCAAGTTTCCATACTATACCGAAACAATGCAGCAAATTTTGAAAACATAATCAATAAAAAATTTGACAAAAACCTGACTAATTTGCTCAATAATGAAAGTTTAAGCCATGTTTTATCCGTAAGTGTTCGCTATTTTATAGATTACAATTCCATGAAAAATAATTTTTTATAAGCATTAATTGTAAAAAAATCGCTTAATATAACAGAATTATTATTGAATGGTTCTGTTCACTTAAAAATGTATAATAGTGATTTATAGACCCCTACTTTTTTTCTAAAATTCTTTATATTTGCGTAAAAAATTATCATGAATAAAAAAGTAATTCTTATGATTCTAGACGGTTGGGGGAAATCTCCAGACCCGAAAGTTTCTGCAATAGATAACGCAAACGTTCCGTTTATAAATAGCCTTTATAAAAATTACCCAAGTGCTCAACTTAGAACAGATGGTTTAAACGTAGGTTTACCTGAAGGACAAATGGGTAACAGCGAAGTAGGTCACATGAACTTAGGAGCTGGTCGTATTGTGTATCAAGATTTAGCCAAAATAAATTTGGCTGTAGCCAATAATACTTTGATAAAAGAACAAGTACTAATTGATGCCTTTACATATGCTAAAGAAAACAATAAAAAAGTTCACTTTTTAGGTCTTGTTTCTGACGGAGGCGTTCACTCGCACACTTCACACTTACGAGGATTAATAGATGCTACTCAGCAATATGGATTAAAAGAAGTGTTTGTTCACGCCTTCACCGATGGTCGTGACGTAGATCCAAAATCTGGAAAAAAATACATTCAAGATTTAGAAAATTATATCGCTAATACTACTGTAAAACTGGCTTCAGTTATTGGTCGTTATTATGCAATGGACCGAGATAAACGTTGGGAAAGAGTAAAATTAGCGTATGACTTAGTTGTAAACGGAACAGGAACTCATTCTAAAAATGCTGTAGCTTCTATTGAAGAAAGTTACAAAAATGATGTTACAGATGAGTTTATTCACCCAACAGTTATGGTTGATGAAAACGACAAACCTCTTGCAACTATTCAAGAAGACGATGTTGTAATTTTCTTTAATTTCAGAACTGATAGAGGACGTGAATTGACTGAAGCGCTTTCGCAACAAGATTTTCATGAGCAAAACATGCACAAAATTAATTTGTATTATGTAACGCTTACTAATTATGACGAAACGTACCAAAATGTAAAAGTAGTCTACAATAAAGACAACATTACAGAAACTCTTGGTGAAGTATTAGAAAAAGCACATAAAAAACAAATTCGTATTGCTGAAACTGAAAAGTATCCACACGTAACTTTTTTCTTTTCAGGTGGTAGAGAAACACCATTTGAAGGAGAATCTAGAATTTTGAGAAACTCGCCAAAAGTAGCCACTTACGACTTACAACCAGAAATGAGTGCTTTTGAATTAAAAGACGCTTTGGTTCCTGAATTAAACAAAGGAGAAGTAGATTTTGTATGCCTTAATTTTGCTAACGGCGATATGGTAGGACATACCGGAATTATGAGTGCAGCCATAAAAGCATGTGAAGCAGTTGATGCTTGTGTAAAAGAAGTTATTGAAGCTGCTTTAGCAAATGATTATACTACGATTGTAATTGCTGACCATGGAAATTGCGAAACAATGATTAATCCTGACGGAAGCCCAAATACAGCTCACACAACAAATCCTGTGCCTATTATATTAGTAGACAAAGATTTAAAAACAATTCACGATGGTGTTTTAGGTGATATTGCACCTACTATTCTAGAATTGATGGGAATTGAAAAACCAGAAGCAATGAGTTGTCATTCTTTATTATAAGATTACAATTCAGCTGAATTTAAACTAAAAAAAGCTGTTCCAGTTGGGACAGCTTTTTTATTATCCGCTATTTAGCATCAAAAGTTGTCATAAAATTGTACTTTTGCAAACTGAAAATTCGTAAATATGATTATAGTAAAATCACGTGAAGAAATAGAATTGATGCGAGAAAGCGCATTGATCGTATCAAAAACATTAGGAATGATAGCTTCCGAAATAAAGGAAGGAGTTACTACTTTATACTTAGACAAACTAGCCGAAGAATTTATTCGTGACCATGGAGCTGAACCAAGTTTTCTTGGCTTATATGGTTTCCCAAATTCACTTTGCATGAGTCCAAACGCACAAGTTGTTCACGGAATTCCAAACGACAAACCATTAGAAAGTGGGGATGTAATTTCTGTAGATTGTGGGGCTTACAAAAATGGCTATCATGGAGATCATGCCTATTCATTCGAAATTGGTGAAGTTGCTCCTGAAACCAAAAAATTATTGCAAGTAACCAAAGAATCGTTATACGTAGGAATTCGAGAATTCAAATTAGGAAATCGTGTTGAAGACGTAGGAAATGCAATTCAAAAATATACCGAAGCACATGGTTACGGAGTAGTTCGTGAACTTGTAGGTCATGGTGTTGGACAAAAAATGCACGAAGATCCTGAAATGCCAAACTACGGAAAACGTGGTCGTGGAAAACTTTTTGTAGAAGGAATGGTCGTTGCTATTGAGCCGATG
Above is a window of Flavobacterium sp. 123 DNA encoding:
- the map gene encoding type I methionyl aminopeptidase, whose protein sequence is MIIVKSREEIELMRESALIVSKTLGMIASEIKEGVTTLYLDKLAEEFIRDHGAEPSFLGLYGFPNSLCMSPNAQVVHGIPNDKPLESGDVISVDCGAYKNGYHGDHAYSFEIGEVAPETKKLLQVTKESLYVGIREFKLGNRVEDVGNAIQKYTEAHGYGVVRELVGHGVGQKMHEDPEMPNYGKRGRGKLFVEGMVVAIEPMINLGTRNIKQLKDGWTILTADGKPSAHFEHDVAIIDGKPEILSTFGYIYKALGIVSNEEDEFRKEPLVI
- a CDS encoding DUF5916 domain-containing protein produces the protein MRKIFFIGILLFSFFGYSQKKVLQTKFITEGNIIIDGKIDEKIWETVPEATNFIMFDPDNGKPIPEEKKTDVKVLYDNDAIYIAAFLYDNEPNKILKEITKRDEFGTSDVFGVFINGFNDGQQDFDFFVNAADGQSDCISTNTNGEDYSWDAVWKSKAVITDKGWTVEMRIPYAALRFSGEKKQTWGLNFFREIKRDRQVYTWNRLDTKIGTFTQQSGNLEGIENIKTPTRLFLLPYSSFYLNANSKQKSYGTLKGGLDVKYGINDAFTLDAILIPDFGQTKYDEKILNLGPFEQQFNENRPFFTEGTDLFSKGNLLYSRRIGGSPSKFPTLATNEEISSSPANVNLINALKVSGRTKDGLGIGILNAVTEKTAATILNTDTQETRREIIEPLSNYNVLVLDQRFRKNSSVSFVNTNVTRNGDFRDANVSALVWDLNTKKNTYNLAGDFKYSYVNELEDKKGIATTLNFSETSGKYRYSFGGDLFTKNYDNNDLGINFETNYYSIYGNANYRILNPTKYFNSFRLNYNNFVQFNKETGKIQGNNFNVNVNLNTKKNLFFGIGINLDPFEKYDYYEPRTEGKYVISPKRFGSWLYFSSNYNNKFAIDINPSFAVLSESGRNSYGFLLSPRYRFNDKFSLNYSFNFFRQNNNKGFVDSIDADSNPATENTIVFANRNVITYSNTLSGKYSINSKMNFDLSARQYWSYAENKNFLSLEQNGRLTNNSSYSENKNSSFYSWNFDLSYSWWFAPGSQVSILYRNNAANFENIINKKFDKNLTNLLNNESLSHVLSVSVRYFIDYNSMKNNFL
- the gpmI gene encoding 2,3-bisphosphoglycerate-independent phosphoglycerate mutase, whose protein sequence is MNKKVILMILDGWGKSPDPKVSAIDNANVPFINSLYKNYPSAQLRTDGLNVGLPEGQMGNSEVGHMNLGAGRIVYQDLAKINLAVANNTLIKEQVLIDAFTYAKENNKKVHFLGLVSDGGVHSHTSHLRGLIDATQQYGLKEVFVHAFTDGRDVDPKSGKKYIQDLENYIANTTVKLASVIGRYYAMDRDKRWERVKLAYDLVVNGTGTHSKNAVASIEESYKNDVTDEFIHPTVMVDENDKPLATIQEDDVVIFFNFRTDRGRELTEALSQQDFHEQNMHKINLYYVTLTNYDETYQNVKVVYNKDNITETLGEVLEKAHKKQIRIAETEKYPHVTFFFSGGRETPFEGESRILRNSPKVATYDLQPEMSAFELKDALVPELNKGEVDFVCLNFANGDMVGHTGIMSAAIKACEAVDACVKEVIEAALANDYTTIVIADHGNCETMINPDGSPNTAHTTNPVPIILVDKDLKTIHDGVLGDIAPTILELMGIEKPEAMSCHSLL